A region from the Pseudomonas sp. KU26590 genome encodes:
- a CDS encoding autotransporter assembly complex protein TamA — protein MKFPHRYTSGFLLMLSSCAAFADAQLEVRIKPSNAALKSNIEGYVGSLGERDEPALERFSVGAVEQAQKAAQALGYYQAQIHSEVRHVDNNLQLLLKVQAGEPVHLRNVSIRVTGQATQLKRFRVPEGDALKPGAVLNHGVYEDAKHLIETQAARYGFFNGRFVTQRLSVDPRAGVADIELVYDSGPRFSLGKVTFSGDAPFDEDLLRRMVPFKQDTPYDSELIAELNQAMQSSGYFEGVRVNASPTDAQAQVIPVDVQLQTRKPRTMGLGVGYSTDVGPRVKANWTRHWVNPQGHSYGAEAEISAPRQNVGLFYDIPLDPPLTDKLRFAGGYQYEEIADTDSLSKLLTVGPEWHSKLPSGWERVISLKWQREEYRLGNDEGLSTLLMPGVSYSYLRSDNRIDPHNGYRLQFDTQVAKEGLGSDANLVHGTVMLKGLTTVAQNHRFLGRVQVGGSATNGYTSIPPSLRFFAGGDQSVRGYDYQSLSPENSDGDKIGGRYMIAGSAEYQYSIAEKWRVAAFVDQGNSFNSLNLPSLKTGVGIGVRWVSPVGPLRLDLAHALDEDGGIRLHFSMGPEL, from the coding sequence ATGAAGTTTCCCCATCGATACACCAGCGGCTTTCTCTTGATGTTGTCCAGCTGTGCGGCATTCGCCGATGCGCAGCTGGAGGTCCGGATCAAGCCGTCCAATGCCGCGCTCAAATCCAACATCGAAGGCTATGTGGGCAGCCTCGGCGAGCGCGACGAGCCGGCGCTCGAACGCTTCAGCGTGGGGGCCGTCGAGCAGGCGCAAAAGGCCGCTCAGGCCCTTGGCTATTATCAGGCGCAGATTCACAGCGAAGTCCGCCACGTCGACAACAACCTGCAACTGCTGCTGAAAGTCCAGGCCGGCGAGCCCGTCCACCTGCGCAACGTGTCTATCCGCGTGACCGGACAGGCCACCCAGCTCAAACGCTTCCGGGTGCCAGAGGGCGACGCCCTGAAACCCGGCGCGGTGCTCAATCATGGCGTCTACGAGGACGCCAAGCACCTGATCGAGACCCAGGCCGCGCGCTACGGCTTCTTCAATGGCCGGTTCGTGACCCAACGGCTTTCCGTGGATCCGCGCGCCGGTGTCGCCGACATCGAACTGGTCTACGACAGCGGGCCGCGTTTCTCCCTTGGCAAAGTGACGTTCAGTGGCGACGCGCCGTTCGATGAAGACCTGCTGCGGCGCATGGTGCCGTTCAAACAGGACACCCCTTACGACTCCGAACTGATCGCCGAACTCAATCAGGCCATGCAGTCCAGCGGCTATTTCGAAGGCGTGCGGGTCAACGCATCACCCACTGACGCCCAGGCTCAGGTCATTCCGGTCGACGTGCAGTTGCAGACCCGCAAGCCGCGGACCATGGGGCTGGGCGTCGGCTATTCCACCGACGTGGGGCCTCGGGTAAAAGCCAACTGGACCCGCCACTGGGTCAATCCCCAGGGTCACAGTTATGGCGCTGAAGCCGAAATCTCCGCCCCTCGGCAGAACGTCGGCCTGTTCTACGATATCCCGCTGGACCCGCCCCTGACCGACAAGCTGCGTTTCGCCGGCGGCTATCAATATGAAGAAATCGCCGACACCGACAGCCTCAGCAAACTGCTGACCGTCGGCCCTGAGTGGCACAGCAAACTGCCCAGCGGCTGGGAGCGGGTGATCTCGCTGAAATGGCAGCGCGAAGAATACCGACTGGGCAACGATGAAGGCCTCAGCACCTTGCTCATGCCCGGCGTCAGCTATTCGTACCTGCGTAGCGATAACCGCATCGACCCGCACAATGGCTACCGGCTGCAGTTCGATACCCAGGTCGCCAAAGAAGGGCTGGGCTCTGACGCCAACCTCGTGCACGGCACGGTCATGCTCAAAGGGCTGACCACCGTCGCGCAGAACCACCGGTTCCTCGGCCGGGTGCAGGTCGGCGGCAGTGCCACCAACGGCTACACATCGATCCCGCCATCGCTGCGTTTTTTTGCCGGTGGCGACCAGAGCGTGCGCGGCTATGACTATCAATCGCTGTCCCCGGAAAACTCCGACGGCGACAAGATCGGCGGCCGCTACATGATCGCCGGCAGCGCCGAGTACCAATATTCCATCGCCGAAAAATGGCGCGTGGCGGCGTTCGTCGATCAGGGCAACTCGTTCAATTCCCTGAACCTGCCGAGCCTCAAGACGGGCGTCGGCATTGGTGTGCGCTGGGTGTCTCCGGTCGGGCCCCTGCGCCTTGACCTCGCCCACGCACTGGATGAGGACGGCGGTATTCGTCTGCACTTCTCGATGGGACCTGAACTGTGA
- a CDS encoding GNAT family N-acetyltransferase: MPELPSETAEIRQLDSGYSRETRSLLYQAYRQEPSFAYLFESGRSGYEHRVKATIRALVKQHFLQDMPALGLFVADRLAGVALIAPPQRRLGITESWAWRIRMLVSTGLRGTQRYLEYYHDVLACAPSEAVHVLPLFGVHPDFQGQHYGEQLLLALHDWCAQDKNSKGIVLDTGNGHYLDFYNRHGYQEIGEVEVGPVRERIFFHPNPQVSLGSVA, from the coding sequence ATGCCAGAACTGCCTAGCGAAACGGCGGAGATCCGTCAGCTCGACAGCGGCTACTCCCGCGAAACGCGCTCCCTGCTGTATCAGGCCTACCGTCAGGAGCCCAGTTTCGCCTACCTGTTCGAATCCGGCCGCTCCGGCTATGAGCATCGGGTCAAAGCGACCATCCGTGCGCTGGTCAAGCAGCATTTTCTTCAGGACATGCCGGCGTTGGGGCTGTTCGTCGCGGACCGTCTGGCCGGCGTTGCCCTGATTGCGCCACCGCAGCGGCGGCTGGGCATCACCGAAAGCTGGGCCTGGCGTATTCGGATGTTGGTGAGCACCGGCCTGCGCGGGACCCAGCGCTATCTGGAGTATTACCACGACGTGCTGGCCTGTGCGCCGTCGGAAGCGGTTCACGTGCTGCCGTTGTTCGGCGTCCACCCTGATTTTCAGGGCCAGCACTATGGTGAGCAGTTGCTCTTGGCGTTGCATGACTGGTGTGCGCAGGACAAGAACTCGAAAGGCATCGTCCTCGACACGGGAAATGGCCATTATCTGGATTTCTATAATCGACACGGTTACCAAGAAATCGGTGAAGTTGAAGTAGGACCCGTCCGAGAACGCATATTTTTCCACCCAAATCCCCAGGTTTCATTGGGTTCGGTGGCTTGA
- the xthA gene encoding exodeoxyribonuclease III, producing MKLVSFNINGLRARPHQLAALIEKHQPDVIGLQETKVSDEQFPHADIEALGYHVHFHGQKGHYGVALLSRQPPLSIHKGFDNDDEDAQRRFIWGTFADRNGNPVTVMNGYFPQGESRDHPTKFPAKLRFYADLQNLLETRFSNDQPLVVMGDVNISPEDSDIGIGADNAKRWLKTGKCSFLPEEREWLGKLKNWGLVDSFRHLYPEVVDQFSWFDYRSRGFEDEPKRGLRIDLILASHGLQPRIKAAGVDYHLRSMDKPSDHAPIWLELE from the coding sequence ATGAAACTTGTGTCTTTTAATATCAACGGCCTTCGCGCCCGACCGCATCAACTGGCGGCGTTGATCGAGAAGCATCAGCCCGACGTCATCGGCTTGCAGGAAACCAAGGTCTCCGACGAGCAATTTCCCCACGCCGATATCGAAGCGCTGGGGTACCACGTGCATTTCCACGGCCAAAAAGGCCACTACGGCGTCGCCCTGCTCTCGCGTCAGCCGCCGCTGTCGATTCACAAGGGCTTCGACAACGACGATGAAGACGCCCAACGTCGCTTCATCTGGGGCACGTTCGCCGATCGCAACGGCAATCCGGTGACGGTCATGAACGGCTATTTCCCACAGGGTGAAAGCCGTGATCACCCGACCAAGTTCCCGGCCAAGCTGCGCTTCTACGCGGACCTGCAGAATCTGCTGGAGACGCGGTTCAGCAATGACCAGCCGCTGGTCGTCATGGGCGACGTCAACATTTCCCCGGAGGATAGCGACATCGGCATCGGCGCCGACAACGCCAAACGCTGGCTGAAAACCGGCAAGTGCAGTTTCCTCCCGGAAGAGCGCGAGTGGCTCGGCAAACTCAAGAATTGGGGCCTGGTGGACAGCTTCCGACATCTTTACCCGGAAGTCGTCGATCAGTTCAGCTGGTTCGACTACCGCAGTCGCGGGTTTGAAGACGAACCCAAGCGCGGCCTGCGCATCGACCTGATCCTCGCCTCACACGGCCTGCAACCACGCATCAAGGCCGCGGGCGTGGATTACCATTTGCGGTCTATGGACAAACCGTCCGACCACGCGCCGATCTGGCTCGAGCTGGAGTAA
- a CDS encoding phosphate ABC transporter substrate-binding/OmpA family protein, protein MLRTLVLLVLSSVLPVATLANAAALPVPTDGSPALRIQGSNTIGAQLGPALVKGLLVQQGALSIQEQPGAHPNELRLSAQLPSGQNVSIDIAAHGSSTGFVALKDGLADVAASSRPIKNSEAIDLAALGELRGHEAEQVIAIDGVAVILHPANPLRELSTAQLAKIFSGEIRDWEQLGGPAGAIHLYARDQQSGTFDTFNELVLAKAGKTLSREARRFESSEELSDQVSQDRQGIGFIGLPYVRQAKAVAIIDGESKPMLPTVSLIATEDYPLSRRLYFYLPPDSRQRWAKALVRFAQSPQGQSIVAQNGFVAQTVQAVKVRATAQMPLEYQNLAREAERLSVNFRFAQGSATLDTKAMRDLKRVVEYLKAHDKLDQKVTLVGFGDAKSDPARAQLLSKLRAMAVRRELLKQQVVLHEVRGFGDEMPVAANDGDEGRIKNRRVEVWVE, encoded by the coding sequence ATGCTGCGCACCCTCGTTCTCCTTGTGCTCTCTTCAGTGCTCCCGGTCGCAACACTCGCGAACGCGGCTGCCCTGCCCGTGCCGACTGACGGCTCGCCGGCCTTGCGCATTCAGGGTTCGAATACGATTGGCGCGCAGTTGGGGCCAGCGCTGGTCAAAGGCTTGCTGGTGCAGCAAGGTGCATTGTCGATCCAGGAGCAACCCGGCGCGCACCCCAACGAGCTGCGTCTTAGCGCGCAATTGCCGTCAGGCCAGAACGTCAGCATCGACATTGCGGCCCACGGATCGAGCACCGGTTTCGTAGCGTTGAAGGACGGCTTGGCCGATGTGGCGGCATCCTCCCGGCCCATCAAGAACAGCGAAGCCATCGATTTGGCTGCCTTGGGCGAGCTGCGCGGTCATGAGGCCGAGCAGGTGATCGCCATCGACGGCGTGGCGGTGATTCTTCATCCTGCTAACCCGTTGCGGGAGCTGAGCACGGCGCAACTGGCGAAAATCTTCTCCGGAGAGATCCGCGACTGGGAGCAACTGGGCGGCCCGGCCGGCGCCATTCATTTGTATGCGCGGGATCAGCAGTCCGGCACCTTCGACACCTTCAACGAGCTGGTGCTGGCCAAGGCCGGCAAGACGTTGTCGAGGGAAGCCAGGCGGTTCGAGTCCAGTGAGGAACTGTCCGATCAGGTCAGTCAGGACCGCCAGGGCATCGGTTTCATCGGCCTGCCCTACGTCCGGCAGGCCAAAGCCGTGGCGATAATCGATGGTGAGTCAAAACCGATGCTGCCCACGGTCAGCCTGATTGCCACCGAAGATTATCCGCTGTCGCGCCGCCTGTATTTCTACCTGCCGCCCGACTCGAGGCAGCGCTGGGCCAAGGCGCTGGTGCGGTTCGCCCAGAGTCCCCAGGGCCAGTCCATCGTGGCGCAGAACGGTTTTGTGGCGCAGACGGTTCAGGCGGTGAAGGTACGGGCGACGGCGCAGATGCCGCTGGAGTATCAGAATCTGGCGCGCGAGGCCGAACGGCTGTCGGTCAATTTCCGTTTCGCCCAGGGCAGCGCCACCCTCGACACCAAGGCAATGCGTGATCTCAAGCGCGTGGTCGAGTACCTGAAGGCCCATGACAAGCTGGACCAGAAGGTCACGCTGGTAGGGTTTGGCGACGCCAAGAGCGATCCGGCGCGGGCGCAATTGCTGTCAAAACTGCGCGCCATGGCGGTGCGCCGGGAGCTACTGAAACAGCAGGTGGTACTGCATGAGGTGCGCGGGTTCGGCGACGAAATGCCGGTGGCGGCCAATGATGGCGATGAGGGCCGGATCAAGAATCGCCGCGTCGAGGTTTGGGTGGAGTGA
- a CDS encoding acyl-CoA dehydrogenase: protein MDFAYSPKVQALRERVTAFMDTYVYPAEPVFERQVAEGDRWQPTAIMEELKAKAKAEGLWNLFLPESELGAGLSNLEYAPLAEIMGRSLLGPEPFNCSAPDTGNMEVLVRYASDAQKQQWLEPLLRGEIRSAFAMTEPDVASSDATNMAATAVRDGDEWVINGRKWWTSGACDPRCKIMIFMGLSNPDGPRHQQHSMILVPTDAAGVKIVRPLPVFGYDDAPHGHAEVLFENVRVPYENVLLGEGRGFEIAQGRLGPGRIHHCMRSVGMAERALELMCKRSVQRTAFGRPLARLGGNIDKIADSRMEIDMARLLTLKAAYMMDTVGNKVARSEIAQIKVVAPNVALRVIDRAIQMHGGAGVSGDFPLAYMYAMQRTLRLADGPDEVHRAAIGKFEVGKYANL, encoded by the coding sequence ATGGATTTCGCTTACTCCCCCAAGGTTCAGGCACTGCGCGAGCGCGTGACGGCGTTCATGGACACTTACGTGTACCCGGCCGAGCCGGTGTTCGAGCGTCAAGTGGCCGAAGGCGACCGCTGGCAGCCGACGGCGATCATGGAGGAACTCAAGGCGAAGGCAAAAGCCGAGGGGCTATGGAACCTGTTTCTGCCGGAATCCGAACTCGGCGCAGGGCTGTCGAACCTCGAATACGCGCCGCTGGCGGAGATCATGGGCCGCTCGCTGCTGGGCCCGGAGCCGTTCAACTGCTCGGCGCCGGACACCGGCAACATGGAAGTGCTGGTGCGCTACGCCAGTGACGCGCAGAAGCAGCAGTGGCTCGAACCCTTGCTGCGCGGCGAGATTCGCTCGGCCTTCGCCATGACCGAACCCGACGTGGCGTCTTCGGATGCCACCAACATGGCCGCAACAGCGGTGCGCGATGGCGATGAGTGGGTCATCAATGGCCGTAAATGGTGGACCTCCGGCGCCTGTGACCCGCGCTGCAAAATCATGATCTTCATGGGCTTGAGCAACCCGGACGGCCCGCGTCACCAGCAGCACTCGATGATTCTGGTGCCGACTGACGCGGCCGGGGTGAAGATCGTCCGTCCGCTGCCGGTGTTCGGCTACGACGACGCGCCCCATGGCCACGCCGAAGTGCTGTTCGAAAACGTCCGCGTGCCCTATGAAAACGTCCTGTTGGGTGAAGGACGCGGCTTCGAAATCGCCCAGGGCCGCCTCGGCCCGGGCAGGATTCACCACTGCATGCGCTCGGTCGGCATGGCGGAGCGGGCGCTGGAACTGATGTGCAAACGCTCGGTGCAGCGCACGGCGTTCGGTCGCCCGCTGGCACGACTGGGCGGCAACATCGACAAGATCGCCGACTCGCGCATGGAAATCGACATGGCCCGCCTGCTGACGCTAAAGGCCGCCTACATGATGGACACCGTGGGCAACAAGGTGGCGAGAAGCGAGATCGCGCAGATCAAGGTGGTCGCACCGAACGTCGCCCTGCGGGTGATCGACCGGGCCATCCAGATGCACGGCGGAGCGGGGGTCTCCGGTGACTTCCCGCTGGCTTACATGTACGCCATGCAGCGCACGCTGCGCCTGGCCGACGGCCCTGACGAAGTCCACCGCGCGGCAATCGGGAAGTTCGAAGTCGGCAAGTACGCAAATCTGTAG
- a CDS encoding LysR family transcriptional regulator, whose product MNLSKVDLNLFIVFDAIYTEANLTRAGQIVGITQPAVSNALARLRETFNDPLFVRTAQGMVPTPMAQNIIGPVRNALSLLRVSVQESRIFNPLQANKNYRISMTDLTEAVILPALFQRLRRLAPAVTIESFLSKRRETTKELAAGRLDFAVDAPLNTDPQVRHVKLMEDRYVCAMRRGHPLANKAAISLDDYLGVAHIHISSRRSGLGYVDLALGKMGIQRKVALRSQHYLMASQVLQQTDMVMTVPERFARRNDLHFVYLPVNDVPTVETHLYWHESTDQDPANRWMREQIIELCQLVTAQERKLGKTLEAAVK is encoded by the coding sequence ATGAACCTGAGCAAGGTCGATCTCAACCTCTTTATTGTGTTTGACGCCATCTACACCGAAGCCAACCTGACCCGCGCCGGTCAGATCGTCGGCATCACCCAGCCCGCCGTGTCCAATGCCCTGGCACGCCTGCGCGAAACCTTCAACGACCCGCTGTTCGTGCGCACTGCCCAGGGCATGGTGCCCACGCCGATGGCGCAGAACATCATCGGCCCGGTGCGCAACGCCCTGTCGCTGCTGCGGGTGTCTGTGCAGGAGAGCAGGATTTTCAATCCGCTGCAGGCCAACAAGAATTACCGCATCAGCATGACCGACCTCACCGAAGCGGTGATTCTGCCGGCGCTGTTCCAGCGGCTGCGGCGTCTGGCGCCTGCCGTGACCATCGAGAGCTTTCTGTCCAAGCGCCGGGAAACCACCAAGGAACTCGCGGCGGGACGGCTGGATTTTGCTGTGGATGCACCGCTGAACACCGACCCGCAGGTGCGCCACGTCAAGCTGATGGAAGACCGCTACGTGTGCGCCATGCGCCGGGGCCACCCGCTGGCGAACAAGGCGGCCATCAGCCTGGATGACTATCTTGGCGTCGCGCACATTCACATTTCCAGCCGGCGCAGTGGTTTGGGTTACGTGGATCTGGCCTTGGGGAAAATGGGCATTCAGCGCAAGGTCGCGTTGCGTTCGCAGCACTACCTGATGGCCTCGCAAGTCCTGCAGCAAACCGACATGGTGATGACCGTTCCCGAGCGCTTCGCCCGGCGCAATGACCTGCATTTCGTTTATCTGCCGGTAAACGACGTGCCGACCGTGGAGACGCACCTGTACTGGCACGAAAGCACCGACCAGGACCCGGCAAACCGCTGGATGCGCGAGCAGATCATCGAGCTTTGTCAGTTGGTGACTGCGCAGGAACGCAAGCTGGGCAAGACCCTTGAAGCAGCGGTGAAATAA
- a CDS encoding MerR family transcriptional regulator codes for MTATTYSISDLARELDITTRTIRFYEEQGMLTPERRGLERVYSARDKVTLKLILRGKRIGFSLAECRDLIGLYDPAGGNHKQLSTMLEKIAERRAQLDQQLLDIQQMQLELDSAEERCKAALEISI; via the coding sequence ATGACCGCCACCACCTACAGCATTTCCGACCTTGCCCGCGAGTTGGACATCACCACCCGCACCATCCGCTTCTACGAAGAACAAGGCATGCTGACCCCCGAACGGCGCGGGCTGGAACGTGTGTATTCGGCCCGTGACAAGGTCACCCTCAAGCTCATCCTTCGCGGCAAGCGCATCGGCTTTTCCCTGGCCGAGTGCCGCGACCTCATCGGCCTGTACGACCCCGCCGGCGGCAACCACAAGCAACTGAGCACCATGCTGGAGAAGATCGCCGAGCGTCGCGCCCAGCTGGATCAGCAGCTTCTGGACATCCAGCAGATGCAGCTGGAGCTCGATTCAGCTGAAGAACGCTGCAAAGCCGCGCTGGAAATATCGATCTGA
- a CDS encoding hydroxymethylglutaryl-CoA lyase, with protein MSLPQRVRLVEVGPRDGLQNEPRPVSVGDKLQLVHDLADAGVSYIEAGSFVSPKWVPQMAGSAELFAGIHRKDGVTYAALAPNLRGFEDALAAGVKEIAVFAAASESFSQRNINCSISESLDRFLPIMEAARLHGVSVRGYVSCVLGCPYEGEIAPKQVAAVANELYAMGCYEVSLGDTIGTGTPGATRTLFDVVAGQIPRGKLAGHFHDTYGQALANLYASLLEGIQVFDSSVAGLGGCPYAKGATGNVASEDVVYLLNGLGIETGIDLDKLIAAGQRISDTLGRANGSRVAKARLSA; from the coding sequence ATGTCTCTCCCTCAACGTGTGCGTCTGGTTGAAGTCGGCCCTCGGGATGGCCTGCAGAATGAACCCCGCCCGGTCAGCGTCGGCGACAAACTGCAGCTGGTGCATGATCTGGCCGACGCGGGCGTCAGCTACATCGAAGCGGGCAGTTTCGTCTCGCCGAAATGGGTGCCGCAGATGGCCGGCTCCGCTGAACTGTTCGCCGGCATCCACCGCAAGGACGGCGTGACCTACGCCGCCCTGGCGCCCAACCTGCGCGGGTTCGAAGACGCGCTGGCGGCCGGAGTGAAGGAAATCGCCGTGTTCGCCGCCGCATCGGAGTCGTTCTCCCAACGCAACATCAACTGCTCGATCAGCGAAAGCCTGGACCGGTTTCTGCCGATCATGGAAGCCGCGCGCCTGCACGGCGTCAGCGTTCGCGGCTACGTGTCCTGCGTGCTGGGTTGCCCCTATGAAGGTGAGATCGCGCCGAAGCAAGTGGCGGCGGTCGCCAACGAGCTGTATGCCATGGGCTGCTACGAGGTGTCCCTCGGCGATACCATCGGCACCGGCACGCCGGGCGCCACTCGCACGCTGTTCGACGTGGTGGCCGGGCAGATCCCGCGCGGCAAGCTGGCCGGGCATTTCCACGACACCTACGGCCAGGCGCTGGCCAACCTCTACGCCAGCCTGCTCGAAGGCATTCAGGTATTCGACAGTTCCGTGGCCGGCCTCGGCGGCTGCCCTTACGCCAAAGGCGCGACCGGCAACGTGGCCAGCGAGGACGTGGTTTACCTGCTGAACGGCCTCGGCATCGAGACCGGTATCGATCTGGACAAGCTGATCGCAGCCGGCCAACGCATCAGCGACACGCTGGGTCGGGCAAACGGCTCGCGCGTGGCAAAGGCACGTCTGTCGGCCTGA
- a CDS encoding isovaleryl-CoA dehydrogenase, whose amino-acid sequence MNYPTLNFGLGETLDMLRDQVRAFVAAELAPRAAQIDKDNLFPADMWRKFGDMGLLGITVDEEYGGAGLGYLAHVIAMEEISRGSASAALSYGAHSNLCVNQINRNGTPEQKARYLPKLISGEHVGALAMSEPNAGSDVVSMKLRADRRGDRFVLNGSKTWITNGPDANTYVIYAKTDLEKGAHGISAFIVERDWHGFSRGNKFDKLGMRGSNTCELFFDDVEVPEENLLGALNGGVKVLMSGLDYERVVLSGGPVGIMQACMDVVLPYIHDRKQFGQSIGEFQLIQGKVADMYTQLNASRAYLYAVAQACERGETTRKDAAGVILYTAERATQFGLDTIQILGGNGYINEFPAGRLLRDAKLYEIGAGTSEIRRMLIGRELFNETR is encoded by the coding sequence ATGAATTACCCCACGCTCAACTTCGGCCTTGGCGAAACCCTCGACATGCTGCGCGACCAGGTGCGCGCCTTCGTGGCCGCTGAACTCGCCCCGCGCGCTGCCCAGATCGACAAGGACAACCTCTTTCCTGCTGACATGTGGCGCAAGTTCGGCGACATGGGCCTTTTGGGCATAACCGTCGATGAGGAGTACGGCGGCGCGGGCCTCGGTTACCTCGCCCACGTGATCGCCATGGAAGAAATCAGCCGGGGCTCTGCCTCTGCGGCCCTGTCCTACGGCGCCCATTCCAATCTCTGCGTCAACCAGATCAACCGCAACGGCACGCCCGAACAGAAAGCCCGCTACCTGCCCAAACTGATCAGCGGCGAGCACGTTGGCGCCCTGGCCATGAGCGAACCCAACGCAGGCTCCGACGTGGTGTCGATGAAGCTGCGCGCTGACCGACGCGGTGACCGTTTCGTGCTCAACGGCAGCAAGACCTGGATCACCAACGGTCCTGACGCCAACACCTACGTGATCTACGCCAAGACCGACCTGGAAAAAGGCGCCCACGGCATCAGCGCGTTCATCGTCGAGCGCGATTGGCACGGCTTCTCCCGCGGCAACAAGTTCGACAAGCTCGGCATGCGCGGCTCCAACACCTGCGAGCTGTTCTTCGATGACGTGGAGGTGCCGGAAGAAAACCTGCTCGGCGCGCTCAACGGTGGCGTGAAGGTGCTGATGAGCGGCCTGGATTACGAGCGCGTCGTGCTCTCGGGCGGGCCGGTCGGGATCATGCAGGCGTGCATGGACGTGGTGTTGCCGTACATTCACGACCGCAAACAGTTCGGCCAGAGCATCGGCGAGTTTCAGCTGATTCAGGGCAAGGTCGCCGACATGTACACCCAGCTCAACGCCAGCCGCGCCTACCTTTACGCGGTGGCCCAAGCCTGCGAACGCGGCGAGACCACGCGCAAGGACGCCGCCGGGGTAATCCTCTACACCGCCGAACGGGCGACCCAGTTCGGCCTGGACACCATCCAGATTCTCGGCGGCAACGGCTACATCAATGAATTCCCGGCCGGACGACTGCTGCGCGACGCCAAGCTCTACGAGATCGGCGCCGGCACCAGCGAGATCCGCCGCATGCTGATCGGGCGTGAGCTGTTCAACGAAACCCGCTGA
- a CDS encoding carboxyl transferase domain-containing protein translates to MTTLHTQINPRSPEFAANSDAMRKQLDALHSLLDHVQRGGGAKAQERHTSRGKVLPRERINRLLDLGSPFLELSQLAAHDMYGEDVPAAGLIAGIGRVEGVECMIIANDATVKGGTYYPLTVKKHLRAQTIAQQNRLPCIYLVDSGGANLPRQDEVFPDREHFGRIFFNQANMSAEGIAQIALVMGSCTAGGAYVPAMADETIMVREQATIFLAGPPLVKAATGEVVSAEDLGGADVHCKISGVADHYADSDDHALALARRCVANLNWRKLGQLQTRAPLGPLYPDDELYGVIPADAKQPFDVREVIARLVDSSVFDEFKALFGTTLVCGFAHLHGYPIAILGNNGILFAEAAQKGAHFIELACQRGIPLLFLQNITGFMVGQKYEAGGIAKHGAKLVTAVACARVPKFTVIIGGSFGAGNYGMCGRAYDPRFLWMWPNARIGVMGGEQAAGVLVQVKREQAERSGQTFSAEEENALRQPILDQYEHQGHPWYSSARLWDDGVIDPAQTRDILALAISASLNAAIEPTRFGVFRM, encoded by the coding sequence ATGACCACTCTGCACACCCAGATCAACCCGCGCTCGCCGGAATTCGCCGCCAACAGCGACGCCATGCGCAAGCAACTCGACGCGCTGCACAGCCTGCTCGACCACGTCCAGCGCGGCGGCGGTGCCAAGGCGCAGGAACGCCACACCTCCCGGGGCAAAGTGCTGCCCCGGGAGCGAATCAATCGCCTGCTCGACCTTGGCTCGCCGTTCCTCGAACTCAGCCAGCTCGCCGCCCATGACATGTACGGCGAAGACGTGCCGGCTGCGGGGCTGATCGCCGGGATCGGTCGGGTTGAAGGCGTCGAATGCATGATCATCGCCAACGACGCGACGGTGAAGGGCGGCACGTATTACCCGTTGACCGTGAAAAAACACCTGCGCGCCCAGACCATCGCCCAGCAGAATCGCCTGCCGTGCATCTACCTGGTGGACTCCGGCGGCGCCAACCTGCCGCGCCAGGACGAGGTGTTTCCGGACCGCGAGCACTTCGGCAGGATCTTCTTCAATCAGGCCAATATGAGCGCCGAGGGCATCGCGCAGATCGCGTTGGTCATGGGCTCCTGCACCGCCGGCGGCGCCTATGTGCCGGCCATGGCGGACGAAACCATCATGGTCCGCGAGCAAGCGACGATCTTCCTTGCCGGGCCGCCGTTGGTGAAAGCCGCCACCGGCGAAGTGGTCAGCGCCGAAGACCTCGGCGGTGCCGACGTGCACTGCAAAATTTCCGGGGTGGCCGATCATTATGCCGACAGCGATGACCACGCACTGGCGCTGGCACGCCGCTGTGTGGCCAACCTGAACTGGCGCAAGCTCGGCCAGTTGCAGACCCGCGCGCCCCTCGGCCCGCTTTACCCCGACGACGAGTTGTACGGCGTGATTCCCGCAGACGCCAAGCAGCCGTTCGACGTGCGCGAAGTCATCGCGCGACTGGTCGACAGTTCGGTGTTCGATGAATTCAAGGCGCTGTTCGGCACCACGCTGGTCTGCGGCTTTGCTCATCTGCACGGCTACCCGATCGCCATTCTCGGCAATAACGGCATCCTCTTCGCCGAAGCCGCGCAAAAAGGCGCGCACTTCATCGAACTGGCGTGCCAGCGCGGTATTCCGCTGTTGTTCCTGCAAAACATCACCGGTTTCATGGTCGGCCAGAAGTACGAGGCCGGCGGCATCGCCAAGCACGGCGCCAAGCTCGTTACTGCGGTCGCTTGCGCCAGAGTGCCGAAGTTCACGGTGATCATCGGCGGCAGCTTTGGCGCGGGCAACTACGGCATGTGCGGCCGCGCCTATGACCCGCGCTTTCTGTGGATGTGGCCCAACGCGCGGATCGGCGTCATGGGCGGCGAACAGGCCGCCGGTGTGCTGGTGCAGGTCAAGCGAGAACAGGCCGAACGCAGCGGCCAGACCTTCAGCGCCGAGGAAGAAAACGCCTTGCGCCAGCCGATCCTCGATCAGTACGAGCATCAGGGCCATCCCTGGTATTCCAGCGCGCGACTGTGGGACGACGGCGTCATCGACCCCGCGCAGACCCGCGACATTCTAGCCCTGGCCATCAGCGCCTCGCTCAACGCCGCCATCGAACCGACCCGCTTCGGCGTGTTCCGGATGTGA